A window of Sphingobacterium kitahiroshimense genomic DNA:
ATGGTGCTTTTTACGAATAATAATTTTGATCTGCAGTATTCTAATTGCCATGATTATGTCATGAAACTAATTGTCACAATTTAGTACTATATTTTAATTTATCTTCATTTCATGAAGCAACTACTAATCGTATTAATCTTATTAATTACACAATCTTGTCAAATAAGCAACCTCGGTAAAAAAGACAACCATGCATTATATATAAATACAATTATTCCAGCGTATTCGTCACTAAAAATTTCAACTGAGGACGCCAAGTCTTTTTCGTTTGAGGTGATAATTAAATCTGATAGTCCGATCCATTTAAGAACTCATGATACGGAAATTAGCATGGAAAAAGATAATAAATACGCTTTAAATGTTGACGACAGTGAAAGTGTGATATTCAAAAATTTATCAAATCGGAATAGTGTCATTAAGCTCAAGATTTTCAATCATTCTGCCAAAGTAATGCAAACCATAGATAAATTATAATATGGTTCGAAATTAAAATCAAATATCCTACAACAGACTTAAAATTTATGGCATTAAGATGAAATTATTGGTTTACTTGAAATAAAAATAAAGGCCATATTAAGTATTATAATAACCAACGGATACGGATTAATTTAAATGGAATGAGCCCGATGGAATACCGAGCTCATTATATCAAAAACACTGCGTAAATTAGTCCAGCTTTTTGGGGTCAGTCCATAATGATAATCATTATGGCCTTTCTTTTTATTTGACGGGAGTGCCATCTGCGATCTCTTCATCTGCTTTACTGAGGAATAACATTGTTGGATTAAGATTCCCAAATATTTCTACCTGCTCCTCAATACTGCGTCCTTTTTGTACGGGAACACGGCTTGTTTTATTGGCTATAACTGCTATTACAAAACTACCTTCACCTGAAGTGTAAATGGCGGCTTTGGGTACAACAAAAGTACTATCCTGAGAGGTTAACGGTAACTCGACCTCGGCAACCATACCGGGAAGAAGTTTGTTGTTGGTATTGTTAATGTCAATTTCAATCCTTTCTGATCTCAATTTACTATCCAGTGCTCCTGACTTGCGTGCAATCTTGCCTGTAAAATATTGTCCTGGCAAGGATTTTACGGTGAACTGCAACGGCTGTTCTGCAACAAGGAAGCCCGCATACTGTTCAGGTACAGAAACAGCTAAACGCAGCTTGCTTTGTTGCTGGATTGTCATGATCGGCATTTCCGAACCTCTACCTGCCGGTCCTACATACGCACCTTGATTAACATTCCTTGTGGCAATAACACCATCAAATGGAGCGCGTATTTCAAGATAGTTCAGCAGATTCTGCACTTCCGCATAGGCGGATTTTGCTGCCTGAAATTGGGCATAATCGGCATTCTTTTTCGCCTCTGCCACTTCCAGATCCAATCGAGCTACGGTACCTTC
This region includes:
- a CDS encoding IS3 family transposase, whose translation is MKYYNNQRIRINLNGMSPMEYRAHYIKNTA
- a CDS encoding efflux RND transporter periplasmic adaptor subunit: MKSNFLRILYTIGLFAYLTGCQSAAEETGKKLTKESPAIETFVLSKEKLTSKMQIPGEISGFQQVEIYAKVSSYVQALKVDIGSKVQAGQLLAVLEAPELSSQLSTAKSRLKSQEAIYTATKSTYDRLFETSKVEGTVARLDLEVAEAKKNADYAQFQAAKSAYAEVQNLLNYLEIRAPFDGVIATRNVNQGAYVGPAGRGSEMPIMTIQQQSKLRLAVSVPEQYAGFLVAEQPLQFTVKSLPGQYFTGKIARKSGALDSKLRSERIEIDINNTNNKLLPGMVAEVELPLTSQDSTFVVPKAAIYTSGEGSFVIAVIANKTSRVPVQKGRSIEEQVEIFGNLNPTMLFLSKADEEIADGTPVK